From the Perca flavescens isolate YP-PL-M2 chromosome 21, PFLA_1.0, whole genome shotgun sequence genome, one window contains:
- the fbxo11b gene encoding F-box only protein 11 isoform X4 codes for MNSVRATNRRPRRVSRPRPVQPERNNGDRDEEAPAAAAAEMAIEESGPGAQNSPYQLRRKTLLPKRTAAASATASACPSKGPMEGASTSSTEAFGHRAKRARVSAPAEQYLQQKLPDEVVLKIFSYLLEQDLCQAACVCKRFSQLANDPILWKRLYMEVFEYTRPMMHPEPGRFFQVSPEEHEHPNPWKESFQQLYKGAHVKPGFAEHFYSNPGRYKGRENMLYYDTIEDALGGVQEAHFDGLIFVHSGIYTDEWIYIESPITMIGAAPGKVADKVVIENTRDSTFVFMEGSEDAYVGYMTIKFNPDDKSAQHHNAHHCLEITVNCSPNIDHCIIRSTCTVGSAVCVSGQGACPTIKHCNISDCENVGLYITDHAQGIYEDNEISNNALAGIWVKNHGNPIIRRNHIHHGRDVGVFTFDHGMGYFENCNIHRNRIAGFEVKAYANPTVVRCEIHHGQTGGIYVHEKGRGQFIENKIYANNFAGVWITSNSDPTIRGNAIFNGNQGGVYIFGDGRGLIESNDIYGNALAGIQIRTNSCPIVRHNKIHDGQHGGIYVHEKGQGVIEENEVYSNTLAGVWVTTGSTPVLRKNRIHSGKQVGVYFYDNGHGVLEDNDIYNHMYSGVQIRTGSNPKIRRNKIWGGQNGGILVYNSGLGFIEDNEIFDNAMAGVWIKTDSNPTLRRNKIHDGRDGGICIFNGGRGLLEENDIFRNAQAGVLISTNSHPILRKNRIFDGFAAGIEITNHATATLEGNQIFNNRFGGLFLASGVNVTMKDNKILNNQDAIEKAVSRGQCLYKISSYTSYPMHDFYRCHTCNTTDRNAICVNCIKKCHQGHDVEFIRHDRFFCDCGAGTLSNPCTLAGEPTHDTDTLYDSAPPIESNTLQHN; via the exons ATGAACTCCGTCAGAGCCACCAACAGGAGACCCAGGCGAGTGTCGAGGCCGCGCCCGGTGCAGCCCGAACGGAACAACGGGGATAGAG ATGAGGAGGctcctgcagcagctgcagcagagatGGCTATTGAGGAGTCCGGTCCAGGAGCTCAGAACAGTCCCTACCAGCTTCGACGCAAGACCCTGCTTCCCAAGAGAACCGCTGCTGCCTCTGCCACCGCCTCTGCCTGCCCCAGCAAGGGCCCAATGGAG GGAGCTTCCACTTCGTCAACAGAGGCCTTTGGCCATCGAGCCAAGCGGGCACGAGTGTCCG ccCCAGCAGAGCAATATCTGCAGCAGAAGCTTCCAGATGAGGTTGTTTTGAAGATCTTCTCCTACTTACTGGAACAGGACCTCTGTCAGGCAGCTTGTGTCTGCAAGAGATTCAGCCAGTTAGCCAACGACCCAATCCTATG GAAGCGTCTATACATGGAGGTGTTTGAGTACACACGTCCCATGATGCATCCTGAGCCAGGCAGATTCTTTCAAGTCAGCCCAGAGGAGCATGAACACCCAAACCCTTGGAAGGAGAGCTTCCAACAGCTG TACAAAGGTGCTCATGTAAAACCAGGCTTTGCTGAACATTTCTACAGTAACCCCGGCAGATACAAAGGCAGAGAGAATATGCTG TATTATGACACCATTGAGGATGCGCTGGGTGGAGTACAAGAGGCCCACTTTGATGGTCTAATCTTTGTCCACTCTGGCATCTATACAGATGAGTGGATTTATATAGAGTCCCCCATCACCATGATTGGTGCAG CTCCCGGTAAAGTAGCAGACAAAGTGGTGATAGAGAATACTAGAGACTCAACGTTTGTCTTCATGGAGGGCTCAGAGGATGCCTATGTGGGATACATGACCATCAAG TTTAATCCTGATGATAAGTCGGCGCAGCACCATAACGCCCACCACTGTCTGGAGATCACAGTCAACTGCAGCCCCAACATTGACCACTGCATCATCCGCTCCACATGCACAG TGggttcagctgtgtgtgtgagtggccAGGGAGCATGTCCAACCATCAAACACTGCAACATCAGTGACTGTGAGAACGTAGGACTGTACATTACAGATCACGCACAG GGTATTTATGAAGACAATGAAATCAGCAACAATGCGCTAGCAGGAATTTGGGTGAAAAACCACGGTAATCCCATCATAAGACGTAACCACATCCACCACGGACGAGACGTTGGAGTGTTCACCTTCGATCACGGCATG GGTTACTTTGAGAACTGCAACATCCACAGAAACCGCATAGCAGGCTTTGAGGTGAAGGCCTACGCAAACCCCACAGTGGTGCGTTGTGAGATCCATCATGGCCAAACAGGAGGCATCTATGTCCACGAAAAGGGGCGGGGACAGTTTATAGAGAACAAAATCTATGCCAATAACTTTGCTGGCGTGTGGATCACGTCCAACAGCGACCCAACGATACG GGGGAATGCTATATTTAACGGTAACCAAGGAGGGGTGTACATATTTGGAGATGGACGGGGTTTGATAGAGAGCAACGATATCTATGGTAACGCCCTGGCGGGAATCCAGATCCGAACCAACAGCTGCCCCATTGTACGACACAACAAGATCCACGATGGACAGCATGGGGGCATCTATGTG CACGAGAAAGGCCAGGGGGTGATCGAGGAGAATGAGGTTTACAGCAACACGTTGGCTGGAGTCTGGGTGACCACAGGCAGCACTCCAGTTCTCCGCAAGAACCGCATCCACAGTGGCAAACAG GTTGGGGTGTATTTCTACGACAATGGACATGGCGTGTTGGAAGACAATGACATTTACAATCACATGTACTCTGGTGTACAAATAAG GACCGGGAGCAACCCAAAGATCAGGCGCAACAAGATATGGGGAGGCCAGAATGGGGGGATTTTAGTCTACAACTCAG GTCTGGGCTTCATCGAGGACAATGAGATCTTTGACAATGCCATGGCCGGGGTTTGGATCAAGACGGACAGCAACCCCACGCTGAGACGAAATAAGATTCATGACGGCAGAGATGGAGGCATCTGCATCTTCAATGGAGGCAGAG GTTTGCTGGAAGAGAACGACATCTTCAGGAACGCTCAAGCTGGTGTGCTGATCAGCACCAACAGCCACCCAATACTCCGCAAGAACCGCATTTTTGACGGCTTTGCGGCAG GTATAGAAATCACTAACCATGCCACAGCAACGCTGGAGGGCAACCAGATCTTCAACAATCGCTTTGGAGGCTTGTTTCTGGCCTCCGGAGTCAACGTCACCATGAAAG ataataagattctgaataaCCAGGATGCCATTGAAAAGGCAGTGAGCAGAGGACAGTGCCTCTACAAGATCTCCAGCTACACCAGTTACCCCATGCACGACTTCTACAG ATGTCACACCTGTAATACAACCGATAGGAACGCCATCTGTGTAAACTGCATCAAAAAATGCCACCAAGGGCACGATGTAGAGTTTATACGGCACGATCG ATTTTTCTGTGACTGCGGAGCGGGAACGTTGTCCAACCCATGCACTCTGGCCGGAGAGCCCACACACGACACAGACACTCTGTATGACTCGGCGCCGCCCATTGAGTCCAACACGCTGCAGCATAACTGA
- the fbxo11b gene encoding F-box only protein 11 isoform X3, giving the protein MNSVRATNRRPRRVSRPRPVQPERNNGDRDEEAPAAAAAEMAIEESGPGAQNSPYQLRRKTLLPKRTAAASATASACPSKGPMEGASTSSTEAFGHRAKRARVSAAPAEQYLQQKLPDEVVLKIFSYLLEQDLCQAACVCKRFSQLANDPILWKRLYMEVFEYTRPMMHPEPGRFFQVSPEEHEHPNPWKESFQQLYKGAHVKPGFAEHFYSNPGRYKGRENMLYYDTIEDALGGVQEAHFDGLIFVHSGIYTDEWIYIESPITMIGAAPGKVADKVVIENTRDSTFVFMEGSEDAYVGYMTIKFNPDDKSAQHHNAHHCLEITVNCSPNIDHCIIRSTCTVGSAVCVSGQGACPTIKHCNISDCENVGLYITDHAQGIYEDNEISNNALAGIWVKNHGNPIIRRNHIHHGRDVGVFTFDHGMGYFENCNIHRNRIAGFEVKAYANPTVVRCEIHHGQTGGIYVHEKGRGQFIENKIYANNFAGVWITSNSDPTIRGNAIFNGNQGGVYIFGDGRGLIESNDIYGNALAGIQIRTNSCPIVRHNKIHDGQHGGIYVHEKGQGVIEENEVYSNTLAGVWVTTGSTPVLRKNRIHSGKQVGVYFYDNGHGVLEDNDIYNHMYSGVQIRTGSNPKIRRNKIWGGQNGGILVYNSGLGFIEDNEIFDNAMAGVWIKTDSNPTLRRNKIHDGRDGGICIFNGGRGLLEENDIFRNAQAGVLISTNSHPILRKNRIFDGFAAGIEITNHATATLEGNQIFNNRFGGLFLASGVNVTMKDNKILNNQDAIEKAVSRGQCLYKISSYTSYPMHDFYRCHTCNTTDRNAICVNCIKKCHQGHDVEFIRHDRFFCDCGAGTLSNPCTLAGEPTHDTDTLYDSAPPIESNTLQHN; this is encoded by the exons ATGAACTCCGTCAGAGCCACCAACAGGAGACCCAGGCGAGTGTCGAGGCCGCGCCCGGTGCAGCCCGAACGGAACAACGGGGATAGAG ATGAGGAGGctcctgcagcagctgcagcagagatGGCTATTGAGGAGTCCGGTCCAGGAGCTCAGAACAGTCCCTACCAGCTTCGACGCAAGACCCTGCTTCCCAAGAGAACCGCTGCTGCCTCTGCCACCGCCTCTGCCTGCCCCAGCAAGGGCCCAATGGAG GGAGCTTCCACTTCGTCAACAGAGGCCTTTGGCCATCGAGCCAAGCGGGCACGAGTGTCCG cagccCCAGCAGAGCAATATCTGCAGCAGAAGCTTCCAGATGAGGTTGTTTTGAAGATCTTCTCCTACTTACTGGAACAGGACCTCTGTCAGGCAGCTTGTGTCTGCAAGAGATTCAGCCAGTTAGCCAACGACCCAATCCTATG GAAGCGTCTATACATGGAGGTGTTTGAGTACACACGTCCCATGATGCATCCTGAGCCAGGCAGATTCTTTCAAGTCAGCCCAGAGGAGCATGAACACCCAAACCCTTGGAAGGAGAGCTTCCAACAGCTG TACAAAGGTGCTCATGTAAAACCAGGCTTTGCTGAACATTTCTACAGTAACCCCGGCAGATACAAAGGCAGAGAGAATATGCTG TATTATGACACCATTGAGGATGCGCTGGGTGGAGTACAAGAGGCCCACTTTGATGGTCTAATCTTTGTCCACTCTGGCATCTATACAGATGAGTGGATTTATATAGAGTCCCCCATCACCATGATTGGTGCAG CTCCCGGTAAAGTAGCAGACAAAGTGGTGATAGAGAATACTAGAGACTCAACGTTTGTCTTCATGGAGGGCTCAGAGGATGCCTATGTGGGATACATGACCATCAAG TTTAATCCTGATGATAAGTCGGCGCAGCACCATAACGCCCACCACTGTCTGGAGATCACAGTCAACTGCAGCCCCAACATTGACCACTGCATCATCCGCTCCACATGCACAG TGggttcagctgtgtgtgtgagtggccAGGGAGCATGTCCAACCATCAAACACTGCAACATCAGTGACTGTGAGAACGTAGGACTGTACATTACAGATCACGCACAG GGTATTTATGAAGACAATGAAATCAGCAACAATGCGCTAGCAGGAATTTGGGTGAAAAACCACGGTAATCCCATCATAAGACGTAACCACATCCACCACGGACGAGACGTTGGAGTGTTCACCTTCGATCACGGCATG GGTTACTTTGAGAACTGCAACATCCACAGAAACCGCATAGCAGGCTTTGAGGTGAAGGCCTACGCAAACCCCACAGTGGTGCGTTGTGAGATCCATCATGGCCAAACAGGAGGCATCTATGTCCACGAAAAGGGGCGGGGACAGTTTATAGAGAACAAAATCTATGCCAATAACTTTGCTGGCGTGTGGATCACGTCCAACAGCGACCCAACGATACG GGGGAATGCTATATTTAACGGTAACCAAGGAGGGGTGTACATATTTGGAGATGGACGGGGTTTGATAGAGAGCAACGATATCTATGGTAACGCCCTGGCGGGAATCCAGATCCGAACCAACAGCTGCCCCATTGTACGACACAACAAGATCCACGATGGACAGCATGGGGGCATCTATGTG CACGAGAAAGGCCAGGGGGTGATCGAGGAGAATGAGGTTTACAGCAACACGTTGGCTGGAGTCTGGGTGACCACAGGCAGCACTCCAGTTCTCCGCAAGAACCGCATCCACAGTGGCAAACAG GTTGGGGTGTATTTCTACGACAATGGACATGGCGTGTTGGAAGACAATGACATTTACAATCACATGTACTCTGGTGTACAAATAAG GACCGGGAGCAACCCAAAGATCAGGCGCAACAAGATATGGGGAGGCCAGAATGGGGGGATTTTAGTCTACAACTCAG GTCTGGGCTTCATCGAGGACAATGAGATCTTTGACAATGCCATGGCCGGGGTTTGGATCAAGACGGACAGCAACCCCACGCTGAGACGAAATAAGATTCATGACGGCAGAGATGGAGGCATCTGCATCTTCAATGGAGGCAGAG GTTTGCTGGAAGAGAACGACATCTTCAGGAACGCTCAAGCTGGTGTGCTGATCAGCACCAACAGCCACCCAATACTCCGCAAGAACCGCATTTTTGACGGCTTTGCGGCAG GTATAGAAATCACTAACCATGCCACAGCAACGCTGGAGGGCAACCAGATCTTCAACAATCGCTTTGGAGGCTTGTTTCTGGCCTCCGGAGTCAACGTCACCATGAAAG ataataagattctgaataaCCAGGATGCCATTGAAAAGGCAGTGAGCAGAGGACAGTGCCTCTACAAGATCTCCAGCTACACCAGTTACCCCATGCACGACTTCTACAG ATGTCACACCTGTAATACAACCGATAGGAACGCCATCTGTGTAAACTGCATCAAAAAATGCCACCAAGGGCACGATGTAGAGTTTATACGGCACGATCG ATTTTTCTGTGACTGCGGAGCGGGAACGTTGTCCAACCCATGCACTCTGGCCGGAGAGCCCACACACGACACAGACACTCTGTATGACTCGGCGCCGCCCATTGAGTCCAACACGCTGCAGCATAACTGA
- the fbxo11b gene encoding F-box only protein 11 isoform X2, producing the protein MNSVRATNRRPRRVSRPRPVQPERNNGDRDEEAPAAAAAEMAIEESGPGAQNSPYQLRRKTLLPKRTAAASATASACPSKGPMEGASTSSTEAFGHRAKRARVSGKSHDLPAPAEQYLQQKLPDEVVLKIFSYLLEQDLCQAACVCKRFSQLANDPILWKRLYMEVFEYTRPMMHPEPGRFFQVSPEEHEHPNPWKESFQQLYKGAHVKPGFAEHFYSNPGRYKGRENMLYYDTIEDALGGVQEAHFDGLIFVHSGIYTDEWIYIESPITMIGAAPGKVADKVVIENTRDSTFVFMEGSEDAYVGYMTIKFNPDDKSAQHHNAHHCLEITVNCSPNIDHCIIRSTCTVGSAVCVSGQGACPTIKHCNISDCENVGLYITDHAQGIYEDNEISNNALAGIWVKNHGNPIIRRNHIHHGRDVGVFTFDHGMGYFENCNIHRNRIAGFEVKAYANPTVVRCEIHHGQTGGIYVHEKGRGQFIENKIYANNFAGVWITSNSDPTIRGNAIFNGNQGGVYIFGDGRGLIESNDIYGNALAGIQIRTNSCPIVRHNKIHDGQHGGIYVHEKGQGVIEENEVYSNTLAGVWVTTGSTPVLRKNRIHSGKQVGVYFYDNGHGVLEDNDIYNHMYSGVQIRTGSNPKIRRNKIWGGQNGGILVYNSGLGFIEDNEIFDNAMAGVWIKTDSNPTLRRNKIHDGRDGGICIFNGGRGLLEENDIFRNAQAGVLISTNSHPILRKNRIFDGFAAGIEITNHATATLEGNQIFNNRFGGLFLASGVNVTMKDNKILNNQDAIEKAVSRGQCLYKISSYTSYPMHDFYRCHTCNTTDRNAICVNCIKKCHQGHDVEFIRHDRFFCDCGAGTLSNPCTLAGEPTHDTDTLYDSAPPIESNTLQHN; encoded by the exons ATGAACTCCGTCAGAGCCACCAACAGGAGACCCAGGCGAGTGTCGAGGCCGCGCCCGGTGCAGCCCGAACGGAACAACGGGGATAGAG ATGAGGAGGctcctgcagcagctgcagcagagatGGCTATTGAGGAGTCCGGTCCAGGAGCTCAGAACAGTCCCTACCAGCTTCGACGCAAGACCCTGCTTCCCAAGAGAACCGCTGCTGCCTCTGCCACCGCCTCTGCCTGCCCCAGCAAGGGCCCAATGGAG GGAGCTTCCACTTCGTCAACAGAGGCCTTTGGCCATCGAGCCAAGCGGGCACGAGTGTCCGGTAAGAGCCACGACCTGCCAG ccCCAGCAGAGCAATATCTGCAGCAGAAGCTTCCAGATGAGGTTGTTTTGAAGATCTTCTCCTACTTACTGGAACAGGACCTCTGTCAGGCAGCTTGTGTCTGCAAGAGATTCAGCCAGTTAGCCAACGACCCAATCCTATG GAAGCGTCTATACATGGAGGTGTTTGAGTACACACGTCCCATGATGCATCCTGAGCCAGGCAGATTCTTTCAAGTCAGCCCAGAGGAGCATGAACACCCAAACCCTTGGAAGGAGAGCTTCCAACAGCTG TACAAAGGTGCTCATGTAAAACCAGGCTTTGCTGAACATTTCTACAGTAACCCCGGCAGATACAAAGGCAGAGAGAATATGCTG TATTATGACACCATTGAGGATGCGCTGGGTGGAGTACAAGAGGCCCACTTTGATGGTCTAATCTTTGTCCACTCTGGCATCTATACAGATGAGTGGATTTATATAGAGTCCCCCATCACCATGATTGGTGCAG CTCCCGGTAAAGTAGCAGACAAAGTGGTGATAGAGAATACTAGAGACTCAACGTTTGTCTTCATGGAGGGCTCAGAGGATGCCTATGTGGGATACATGACCATCAAG TTTAATCCTGATGATAAGTCGGCGCAGCACCATAACGCCCACCACTGTCTGGAGATCACAGTCAACTGCAGCCCCAACATTGACCACTGCATCATCCGCTCCACATGCACAG TGggttcagctgtgtgtgtgagtggccAGGGAGCATGTCCAACCATCAAACACTGCAACATCAGTGACTGTGAGAACGTAGGACTGTACATTACAGATCACGCACAG GGTATTTATGAAGACAATGAAATCAGCAACAATGCGCTAGCAGGAATTTGGGTGAAAAACCACGGTAATCCCATCATAAGACGTAACCACATCCACCACGGACGAGACGTTGGAGTGTTCACCTTCGATCACGGCATG GGTTACTTTGAGAACTGCAACATCCACAGAAACCGCATAGCAGGCTTTGAGGTGAAGGCCTACGCAAACCCCACAGTGGTGCGTTGTGAGATCCATCATGGCCAAACAGGAGGCATCTATGTCCACGAAAAGGGGCGGGGACAGTTTATAGAGAACAAAATCTATGCCAATAACTTTGCTGGCGTGTGGATCACGTCCAACAGCGACCCAACGATACG GGGGAATGCTATATTTAACGGTAACCAAGGAGGGGTGTACATATTTGGAGATGGACGGGGTTTGATAGAGAGCAACGATATCTATGGTAACGCCCTGGCGGGAATCCAGATCCGAACCAACAGCTGCCCCATTGTACGACACAACAAGATCCACGATGGACAGCATGGGGGCATCTATGTG CACGAGAAAGGCCAGGGGGTGATCGAGGAGAATGAGGTTTACAGCAACACGTTGGCTGGAGTCTGGGTGACCACAGGCAGCACTCCAGTTCTCCGCAAGAACCGCATCCACAGTGGCAAACAG GTTGGGGTGTATTTCTACGACAATGGACATGGCGTGTTGGAAGACAATGACATTTACAATCACATGTACTCTGGTGTACAAATAAG GACCGGGAGCAACCCAAAGATCAGGCGCAACAAGATATGGGGAGGCCAGAATGGGGGGATTTTAGTCTACAACTCAG GTCTGGGCTTCATCGAGGACAATGAGATCTTTGACAATGCCATGGCCGGGGTTTGGATCAAGACGGACAGCAACCCCACGCTGAGACGAAATAAGATTCATGACGGCAGAGATGGAGGCATCTGCATCTTCAATGGAGGCAGAG GTTTGCTGGAAGAGAACGACATCTTCAGGAACGCTCAAGCTGGTGTGCTGATCAGCACCAACAGCCACCCAATACTCCGCAAGAACCGCATTTTTGACGGCTTTGCGGCAG GTATAGAAATCACTAACCATGCCACAGCAACGCTGGAGGGCAACCAGATCTTCAACAATCGCTTTGGAGGCTTGTTTCTGGCCTCCGGAGTCAACGTCACCATGAAAG ataataagattctgaataaCCAGGATGCCATTGAAAAGGCAGTGAGCAGAGGACAGTGCCTCTACAAGATCTCCAGCTACACCAGTTACCCCATGCACGACTTCTACAG ATGTCACACCTGTAATACAACCGATAGGAACGCCATCTGTGTAAACTGCATCAAAAAATGCCACCAAGGGCACGATGTAGAGTTTATACGGCACGATCG ATTTTTCTGTGACTGCGGAGCGGGAACGTTGTCCAACCCATGCACTCTGGCCGGAGAGCCCACACACGACACAGACACTCTGTATGACTCGGCGCCGCCCATTGAGTCCAACACGCTGCAGCATAACTGA
- the fbxo11b gene encoding F-box only protein 11 isoform X1 has product MNSVRATNRRPRRVSRPRPVQPERNNGDRDEEAPAAAAAEMAIEESGPGAQNSPYQLRRKTLLPKRTAAASATASACPSKGPMEGASTSSTEAFGHRAKRARVSGKSHDLPAAPAEQYLQQKLPDEVVLKIFSYLLEQDLCQAACVCKRFSQLANDPILWKRLYMEVFEYTRPMMHPEPGRFFQVSPEEHEHPNPWKESFQQLYKGAHVKPGFAEHFYSNPGRYKGRENMLYYDTIEDALGGVQEAHFDGLIFVHSGIYTDEWIYIESPITMIGAAPGKVADKVVIENTRDSTFVFMEGSEDAYVGYMTIKFNPDDKSAQHHNAHHCLEITVNCSPNIDHCIIRSTCTVGSAVCVSGQGACPTIKHCNISDCENVGLYITDHAQGIYEDNEISNNALAGIWVKNHGNPIIRRNHIHHGRDVGVFTFDHGMGYFENCNIHRNRIAGFEVKAYANPTVVRCEIHHGQTGGIYVHEKGRGQFIENKIYANNFAGVWITSNSDPTIRGNAIFNGNQGGVYIFGDGRGLIESNDIYGNALAGIQIRTNSCPIVRHNKIHDGQHGGIYVHEKGQGVIEENEVYSNTLAGVWVTTGSTPVLRKNRIHSGKQVGVYFYDNGHGVLEDNDIYNHMYSGVQIRTGSNPKIRRNKIWGGQNGGILVYNSGLGFIEDNEIFDNAMAGVWIKTDSNPTLRRNKIHDGRDGGICIFNGGRGLLEENDIFRNAQAGVLISTNSHPILRKNRIFDGFAAGIEITNHATATLEGNQIFNNRFGGLFLASGVNVTMKDNKILNNQDAIEKAVSRGQCLYKISSYTSYPMHDFYRCHTCNTTDRNAICVNCIKKCHQGHDVEFIRHDRFFCDCGAGTLSNPCTLAGEPTHDTDTLYDSAPPIESNTLQHN; this is encoded by the exons ATGAACTCCGTCAGAGCCACCAACAGGAGACCCAGGCGAGTGTCGAGGCCGCGCCCGGTGCAGCCCGAACGGAACAACGGGGATAGAG ATGAGGAGGctcctgcagcagctgcagcagagatGGCTATTGAGGAGTCCGGTCCAGGAGCTCAGAACAGTCCCTACCAGCTTCGACGCAAGACCCTGCTTCCCAAGAGAACCGCTGCTGCCTCTGCCACCGCCTCTGCCTGCCCCAGCAAGGGCCCAATGGAG GGAGCTTCCACTTCGTCAACAGAGGCCTTTGGCCATCGAGCCAAGCGGGCACGAGTGTCCGGTAAGAGCCACGACCTGCCAG cagccCCAGCAGAGCAATATCTGCAGCAGAAGCTTCCAGATGAGGTTGTTTTGAAGATCTTCTCCTACTTACTGGAACAGGACCTCTGTCAGGCAGCTTGTGTCTGCAAGAGATTCAGCCAGTTAGCCAACGACCCAATCCTATG GAAGCGTCTATACATGGAGGTGTTTGAGTACACACGTCCCATGATGCATCCTGAGCCAGGCAGATTCTTTCAAGTCAGCCCAGAGGAGCATGAACACCCAAACCCTTGGAAGGAGAGCTTCCAACAGCTG TACAAAGGTGCTCATGTAAAACCAGGCTTTGCTGAACATTTCTACAGTAACCCCGGCAGATACAAAGGCAGAGAGAATATGCTG TATTATGACACCATTGAGGATGCGCTGGGTGGAGTACAAGAGGCCCACTTTGATGGTCTAATCTTTGTCCACTCTGGCATCTATACAGATGAGTGGATTTATATAGAGTCCCCCATCACCATGATTGGTGCAG CTCCCGGTAAAGTAGCAGACAAAGTGGTGATAGAGAATACTAGAGACTCAACGTTTGTCTTCATGGAGGGCTCAGAGGATGCCTATGTGGGATACATGACCATCAAG TTTAATCCTGATGATAAGTCGGCGCAGCACCATAACGCCCACCACTGTCTGGAGATCACAGTCAACTGCAGCCCCAACATTGACCACTGCATCATCCGCTCCACATGCACAG TGggttcagctgtgtgtgtgagtggccAGGGAGCATGTCCAACCATCAAACACTGCAACATCAGTGACTGTGAGAACGTAGGACTGTACATTACAGATCACGCACAG GGTATTTATGAAGACAATGAAATCAGCAACAATGCGCTAGCAGGAATTTGGGTGAAAAACCACGGTAATCCCATCATAAGACGTAACCACATCCACCACGGACGAGACGTTGGAGTGTTCACCTTCGATCACGGCATG GGTTACTTTGAGAACTGCAACATCCACAGAAACCGCATAGCAGGCTTTGAGGTGAAGGCCTACGCAAACCCCACAGTGGTGCGTTGTGAGATCCATCATGGCCAAACAGGAGGCATCTATGTCCACGAAAAGGGGCGGGGACAGTTTATAGAGAACAAAATCTATGCCAATAACTTTGCTGGCGTGTGGATCACGTCCAACAGCGACCCAACGATACG GGGGAATGCTATATTTAACGGTAACCAAGGAGGGGTGTACATATTTGGAGATGGACGGGGTTTGATAGAGAGCAACGATATCTATGGTAACGCCCTGGCGGGAATCCAGATCCGAACCAACAGCTGCCCCATTGTACGACACAACAAGATCCACGATGGACAGCATGGGGGCATCTATGTG CACGAGAAAGGCCAGGGGGTGATCGAGGAGAATGAGGTTTACAGCAACACGTTGGCTGGAGTCTGGGTGACCACAGGCAGCACTCCAGTTCTCCGCAAGAACCGCATCCACAGTGGCAAACAG GTTGGGGTGTATTTCTACGACAATGGACATGGCGTGTTGGAAGACAATGACATTTACAATCACATGTACTCTGGTGTACAAATAAG GACCGGGAGCAACCCAAAGATCAGGCGCAACAAGATATGGGGAGGCCAGAATGGGGGGATTTTAGTCTACAACTCAG GTCTGGGCTTCATCGAGGACAATGAGATCTTTGACAATGCCATGGCCGGGGTTTGGATCAAGACGGACAGCAACCCCACGCTGAGACGAAATAAGATTCATGACGGCAGAGATGGAGGCATCTGCATCTTCAATGGAGGCAGAG GTTTGCTGGAAGAGAACGACATCTTCAGGAACGCTCAAGCTGGTGTGCTGATCAGCACCAACAGCCACCCAATACTCCGCAAGAACCGCATTTTTGACGGCTTTGCGGCAG GTATAGAAATCACTAACCATGCCACAGCAACGCTGGAGGGCAACCAGATCTTCAACAATCGCTTTGGAGGCTTGTTTCTGGCCTCCGGAGTCAACGTCACCATGAAAG ataataagattctgaataaCCAGGATGCCATTGAAAAGGCAGTGAGCAGAGGACAGTGCCTCTACAAGATCTCCAGCTACACCAGTTACCCCATGCACGACTTCTACAG ATGTCACACCTGTAATACAACCGATAGGAACGCCATCTGTGTAAACTGCATCAAAAAATGCCACCAAGGGCACGATGTAGAGTTTATACGGCACGATCG ATTTTTCTGTGACTGCGGAGCGGGAACGTTGTCCAACCCATGCACTCTGGCCGGAGAGCCCACACACGACACAGACACTCTGTATGACTCGGCGCCGCCCATTGAGTCCAACACGCTGCAGCATAACTGA